One Hevea brasiliensis isolate MT/VB/25A 57/8 chromosome 5, ASM3005281v1, whole genome shotgun sequence genomic region harbors:
- the LOC110654681 gene encoding UBP1-associated protein 2A yields MAKKRKHDSKVTEPTEPPKKQQQQQKQKQKEEIVEHVNEEEFEEVEEEEEDEVDEEVEDEEKEDDDNDEDEDNSLQNNQNQINDEDDEPIEKLLEPFSKEQLVNLLRDAANTHQDVDDRIRRIADEDPVHRKIFVHGLGWDTTAETLMNAFKTYGEVEDCKAVCDKVSGKSKGYGFILFKKRSGARKALKEPQKKIGNRMTACQLASIGPVLAAGSGTPAQQQVSEYTLRKIYVSNVGSDLDPQELTNFFAKYGEIEEGPLGLDKATGKPKGFCLFVYRNAESAKKALEEPHKNFEGHILHCQKAIDGPKPGKSMQQQQHRNVRNSHFQRNDNPAYASGTAPGPGHLMAPSAGPGIGFNQGAGAAAASALNPALGQALTALLASQGAGFGLTNLLGTLGSAAAVNPGSVPGAAPGMQGAYGNQANISPGVIGSYGNQGVMQGGYSNQQLGQGGSGRGHGVGQYGGAAPYMGH; encoded by the coding sequence ATGGCTAAGAAGCGAAAGCATGATTCCAAAGTCACTGAACCAACCGAACCTCCAAAAAAGCAGCAGCAACAACAGAAACAGAAACAGAAAGAAGAAATCGTGGAACACGTCAATGAAGAAGAATTCGAGGAAGTCGAAGAAGAGGAGGAAGATGAAGTAGATGAAGAAGTggaagatgaagaaaaagaggATGATGACAATGATGAAGATGAAGATAATTCTCTACAAAATAATCAGAATCAGATCAATGATGAAGATGATGAACCTATAGAAAAACTTCTTGAGCCATTTAGCAAAGAGCAATTGGTCAATTTGCTTCGGGATGCTGCTAATACCCACCAAGATGTTGATGATAGGATACGTAGGATAGCTGATGAGGACCCTGTGCATAGGAAGATCTTTGTGCACGGCCTTGGCTGGGACACCACCGCTGAGACCCTCATGAATGCATTTAAGACCTACGGCGAGGTTGAGGATTGCAAGGCGGTGTGCGACAAGGTGTCCGGTAAATCCAAGGGCTATGGATTCATCCTTTTCAAGAAGCGAAGTGGAGCTCGCAAGGCCCTCAAGGAACCTCAGAAGAAGATTGGCAATCGGATGACTGCTTGCCAGCTCGCTTCCATTGGCCCTGTCTTAGCCGCTGGTTCGGGAACCCCTGCACAGCAGCAGGTGTCCGAGTATACTCTAAGGAAGATTTATGTGAGCAATGTTGGTTCTGATTTGGATCCGCAGGAGCTGACTAACTTCTTTGCCAAGTATGGGGAGATTGAGGAAGGCCCACTTGGCCTAGACAAGGCAACTGGGAAGCCCAAGGGATTTTGTTTGTTTGTATACAGGAACGCTGAGAGCGCCAAGAAGGCACTCGAAGAACCACACAAGAACTTTGAGGGTCACATTTTGCATTGCCAGAAAGCAATTGATGGGCCTAAACCCGGTAAATCTATGCAGCAGCAACAGCATCGTAATGTGCGGAACTCGCATTTTCAGAGGAATGATAATCCTGCTTATGCTAGTGGAACTGCTCCGGGGCCAGGTCATTTGATGGCACCTTCTGCTGGACCTGGGATTGGTTTTAACCAGGGTGCAGGAGCTGCAGCTGCATCTGCTTTGAACCCTGCACTTGGTCAGGCACTGACAGCCTTGCTTGCATCGCAGGGTGCTGGATTTGGCCTCACTAATTTGCTAGGAACTTTGGGCTCTGCAGCTGCTGTTAACCCGGGCAGTGTGCCTGGTGCAGCACCTGGAATGCAGGGTGCCTATGGTAATCAAGCAAATATAAGTCCCGGAGTGATTGGATCTTATGGAAATCAAGGAGTGATGCAGGGTGGGTACTCAAATCAGCAGCTGGGCCAAGGTGGTTCTGGAAGAGGGCATGGTGTTGGGCAATATGGTGGTGCTGCACCTTACATGGGTCACTAG